The Streptomyces spororaveus genome includes a region encoding these proteins:
- a CDS encoding DAK2 domain-containing protein: MPHEQQPQSPDVLDADAVRTWSSLALAALGRAREDIDAINVYPVADADTGTNLYLTAESADRGLADAFPEVTDGTAPTSLAEAVRAWAHGALVGARGNSGTILAQLLRGVADVLGDEPAEPAGHGPGGLLARALTRAAEEAYAAVAHPVEGTMLTVADAAARAGEAAGAAAGTAVEVARAAYDGARAALAETPGQLAALGRAGVVDAGGCGLVVVFGALWQALSGQEPAAEPVRGRAVPVPRSPDPCAQEDGPAYEVIYLLEATEAAVGELRERLDALGDSLVVVGGDGLWNVHVHVDDPGAAVEAGVVAGRPYRIRITHFGDERRRARGERAQRAVVAVVPGEGLAGLCGEAGATTVLVRPGEPPAVAELLDAVRRAHAREVVLLPGGAELRAAAASAAEQARAEGVRVAVIPTRSAVQGLAALAVHDPEGSFDEDVVAMTAAAGATRYGELAVAERQSFTSAGICQAGDVLGLIDGDVAVIGADLAETAEAVLDRMLGSGGELVTLVLGPEVPDTVAERLEAYVQQGHLAVDTVTYRGGRYSAPLLVGVE; encoded by the coding sequence GTGCCGCACGAGCAGCAGCCGCAGAGCCCCGACGTGCTCGACGCCGATGCGGTGCGCACCTGGAGCTCGCTGGCCCTGGCCGCACTGGGCCGGGCCCGCGAGGACATCGACGCGATCAACGTCTACCCGGTCGCCGACGCGGACACGGGCACCAACCTCTACCTCACCGCCGAATCGGCCGACCGCGGCCTCGCCGATGCCTTCCCCGAGGTGACCGACGGCACAGCGCCGACCTCCCTGGCCGAGGCCGTACGGGCCTGGGCGCACGGGGCGCTGGTGGGAGCCCGCGGGAACTCCGGGACGATCCTCGCGCAGCTGCTGCGCGGAGTGGCCGACGTACTCGGCGACGAGCCGGCCGAGCCGGCCGGGCACGGCCCCGGCGGGCTGCTGGCCCGCGCGCTCACCCGCGCCGCGGAGGAGGCGTACGCGGCCGTCGCGCACCCGGTGGAAGGCACCATGCTCACCGTCGCCGACGCCGCCGCCCGGGCCGGCGAGGCCGCCGGAGCCGCCGCCGGGACCGCGGTCGAGGTGGCCCGGGCCGCGTACGACGGGGCCCGCGCCGCGCTGGCCGAGACCCCGGGGCAGCTCGCCGCGCTGGGCCGGGCCGGAGTGGTCGACGCCGGGGGCTGCGGGCTGGTCGTCGTCTTCGGCGCCCTGTGGCAGGCGCTCTCCGGCCAGGAGCCGGCCGCGGAACCGGTACGGGGCCGCGCGGTGCCCGTACCGCGGTCGCCGGACCCCTGCGCGCAGGAGGACGGGCCGGCGTACGAGGTGATCTACCTCCTGGAGGCCACCGAGGCGGCCGTCGGCGAACTGCGCGAACGCCTCGACGCGCTCGGCGACTCCCTCGTCGTGGTCGGCGGCGACGGACTGTGGAACGTCCACGTCCACGTCGACGACCCCGGCGCGGCCGTGGAGGCCGGGGTCGTGGCCGGACGGCCGTACCGGATACGGATCACCCACTTCGGGGACGAACGCCGCCGGGCGCGGGGCGAGCGCGCCCAGCGGGCCGTGGTCGCCGTCGTCCCCGGCGAGGGACTGGCCGGGCTGTGCGGGGAGGCGGGAGCGACCACCGTGCTCGTACGCCCCGGGGAACCTCCGGCCGTCGCCGAACTCCTCGACGCGGTCCGCCGCGCGCACGCCCGCGAGGTGGTGCTCCTGCCCGGCGGCGCCGAACTGCGCGCCGCCGCGGCCTCGGCGGCCGAACAGGCCCGCGCCGAGGGCGTACGCGTGGCCGTGATCCCCACCCGCTCCGCGGTCCAGGGCCTGGCCGCCCTCGCCGTGCACGACCCGGAGGGCAGCTTCGACGAGGACGTGGTCGCCATGACGGCGGCGGCAGGCGCCACCCGGTACGGGGAACTGGCCGTCGCCGAACGGCAGTCCTTCACCTCGGCCGGCATCTGCCAGGCCGGCGACGTACTCGGCCTCATCGACGGGGACGTCGCGGTGATCGGCGCGGACCTGGCCGAGACCGCCGAGGCCGTCCTGGACCGGATGCTGGGCTCCGGCGGCGAACTCGTCACCCTGGTCCTGGGACCCGAGGTGCCGGACACCGTCGCCGAGCGCCTGGAGGCGTACGTCCAGCAGGGCCACCTCGCCGTGGACACCGTCACCTACCGGGGCGGCCGGTACTCGGCGCCGCTCCTCGTCGGGGTGGAATAG
- the rpmB gene encoding 50S ribosomal protein L28, with the protein MAANCDVCAKGPSFGNNISHSHRRTSRRWNPNIQRVRAVVNGTPKRLNACTSCIKAGKVSR; encoded by the coding sequence GTGGCTGCCAACTGCGACGTTTGCGCCAAGGGGCCGAGCTTCGGCAACAACATCTCCCACTCGCACCGCCGCACCTCGCGTCGCTGGAACCCGAACATCCAGCGCGTCCGTGCCGTGGTCAATGGGACGCCGAAGCGCCTCAACGCCTGCACCTCGTGCATCAAGGCCGGCAAGGTCTCGCGCTGA
- the thiD gene encoding bifunctional hydroxymethylpyrimidine kinase/phosphomethylpyrimidine kinase — protein sequence MSTAPPLCLTVAGSDSGGGAGIQADLKTMLALGVHGMSVVTAVTAQNSLGVRGVWELPAEAVAAQYRAVVDDIGVQAVKTGMLSSAVLVETVAALLADTRAPAVVDPVGVSKHGDALLAASALDAVRKELLPRATVATPNLDEVAQLTGVVVETEDDMRRAADAILGHGPRWALIKGGHLAAHGHEAVDLLTDGTEERWLRAPRHDNRHTHGTGCTLASAIAAGLARGLTVPEAVTAAKEYVTGAIAAGFALGGGIGPVDHAWQWR from the coding sequence GTGAGCACCGCCCCGCCGCTGTGCCTGACCGTCGCCGGATCCGACTCCGGCGGCGGCGCGGGCATCCAGGCCGACCTCAAGACCATGCTGGCGCTCGGCGTGCACGGCATGAGCGTGGTGACCGCCGTGACGGCGCAGAACTCGCTCGGGGTACGCGGAGTGTGGGAGCTGCCCGCCGAGGCCGTGGCGGCCCAGTACCGGGCCGTCGTGGACGACATCGGCGTACAGGCGGTGAAGACCGGGATGCTCTCCTCAGCCGTCCTGGTCGAGACGGTGGCCGCGCTGCTCGCGGACACCCGGGCCCCCGCCGTCGTGGACCCCGTCGGGGTCTCCAAGCACGGGGACGCGCTGCTCGCCGCCTCGGCGCTGGACGCCGTACGCAAGGAGCTGCTGCCGCGGGCCACCGTGGCCACCCCCAATCTGGACGAGGTGGCCCAGCTCACCGGCGTGGTGGTGGAGACCGAGGACGACATGCGGCGGGCCGCCGACGCGATCCTCGGCCACGGGCCGAGGTGGGCGCTGATCAAGGGCGGACACCTCGCGGCGCACGGCCACGAGGCGGTGGACCTGCTCACCGACGGTACCGAGGAACGGTGGCTGCGCGCCCCGCGTCACGACAACCGGCACACCCACGGCACGGGCTGCACCCTCGCGAGCGCGATCGCGGCGGGCCTGGCCAGGGGACTGACCGTCCCGGAGGCCGTCACGGCCGCCAAGGAGTACGTCACCGGCGCCATCGCCGCCGGCTTCGCGCTCGGCGGGGGCATCGGCCCGGTGGATCACGCGTGGCAGTGGCGCTGA
- a CDS encoding thiamine-phosphate kinase encodes MKGTVGELGEFGLIRELTSRLTTTPAVRLGPGDDAAVVSAPDRRVVASTDILLEGRHFRRDWSTAYDVGRKAAAQNLADIAAMGAVPTALLLGLVVPAELPVTWPTELMDGIRDECQVAGAAVVGGDVVRGDVITVAITALGDLRNHEPVLRSGAQPGDVVAVTGWLGWSAAGFAVLSRGFRSPRAFVEAHRRPEPPYHAGPAAAGLGASAMTDVSDGLIADLGHIAEASKVRIDLRSAAVDIPTQMHDIGQAVGVDPLQWVLTGGEDHAIVATFPPDVKLPARWKVIGEVLNRSALPQVTVDGAPWTSTGGWDHFGADPAPQDGAP; translated from the coding sequence ATGAAGGGCACTGTCGGCGAGCTGGGGGAGTTCGGGCTGATCAGGGAGCTCACCTCACGGCTCACCACCACCCCGGCGGTCCGGCTCGGACCGGGCGACGACGCCGCGGTGGTGTCCGCCCCCGACCGGCGGGTCGTGGCGAGCACCGACATCCTGCTGGAAGGCCGGCACTTCCGGCGTGACTGGTCCACGGCCTACGACGTCGGCCGCAAGGCCGCCGCGCAGAACCTCGCCGACATCGCCGCCATGGGCGCGGTGCCCACCGCGCTGCTGCTCGGCCTCGTCGTCCCCGCCGAACTCCCGGTCACCTGGCCCACCGAGCTCATGGACGGGATCCGCGACGAGTGCCAGGTCGCCGGCGCGGCCGTGGTCGGCGGGGACGTCGTCCGCGGGGACGTCATCACCGTGGCCATCACCGCCCTCGGGGACCTGCGCAACCACGAGCCCGTCCTGCGCTCCGGCGCCCAGCCCGGCGACGTCGTGGCCGTCACCGGCTGGCTCGGCTGGTCCGCGGCCGGGTTCGCCGTGCTCTCGCGCGGCTTCCGCTCCCCGCGGGCCTTCGTCGAGGCGCACCGGCGCCCCGAACCGCCCTACCACGCGGGCCCCGCGGCCGCCGGACTCGGCGCCAGCGCCATGACCGACGTCAGCGACGGCCTGATCGCCGACCTCGGGCACATCGCCGAGGCCAGCAAGGTACGGATCGACCTGCGCTCGGCGGCCGTCGACATCCCGACCCAGATGCACGACATCGGACAGGCCGTCGGCGTGGACCCGCTGCAGTGGGTCCTCACCGGGGGAGAGGACCACGCGATCGTGGCGACCTTCCCGCCCGACGTGAAGCTCCCCGCCCGCTGGAAGGTCATCGGCGAGGTGCTCAACCGCTCCGCGCTGCCCCAGGTGACCGTCGACGGCGCGCCGTGGACCAGCACCGGCGGCTGGGACCACTTCGGGGCCGACCCGGCCCCCCAGGACGGCGCGCCGTGA
- a CDS encoding Lrp/AsnC family transcriptional regulator — protein MVQAYILIQTEVGKASFVAESIGQIPGVIQAEDVTGPYDVIVRAQADTVDDLGRMVVAKVQQVEGITRTLTCPVVHL, from the coding sequence GTGGTACAGGCGTACATCCTTATCCAGACCGAAGTGGGCAAGGCGTCGTTCGTCGCCGAGTCCATCGGCCAGATCCCGGGGGTGATCCAGGCCGAGGACGTGACGGGCCCGTACGACGTGATCGTGCGTGCCCAGGCCGACACCGTGGACGACCTCGGCCGCATGGTCGTGGCCAAGGTCCAGCAGGTGGAGGGGATCACCCGCACCTTGACCTGCCCGGTGGTCCATCTGTAG
- a CDS encoding DUF3515 domain-containing protein codes for MSLHHRPLRVRVLSALPASMAVLAAAACSPGGSEARLDPPPTPPAAIGELCAALHKELPETVAGLARTRTEPESDLTAAWGGSAIVLRCGIPKPPKMLDPKQDGIHVNGVAWLLEKLDDGSGGGFRFTTGLRLAYTEVQVDKEHATDAGMLVGLSTAIAATVPEGISSY; via the coding sequence ATGTCCCTCCACCACCGGCCCCTGCGTGTCCGCGTCCTGTCCGCCCTGCCCGCCTCGATGGCCGTCCTGGCCGCCGCGGCGTGCTCCCCGGGTGGATCCGAAGCCCGGTTGGACCCTCCGCCCACGCCGCCCGCCGCCATCGGGGAGCTCTGTGCGGCACTGCACAAGGAGCTCCCGGAGACGGTGGCCGGCCTGGCGCGGACCAGAACCGAACCGGAGTCCGATCTGACCGCCGCGTGGGGCGGTTCGGCGATCGTACTGCGGTGCGGTATCCCCAAGCCCCCGAAGATGCTCGATCCGAAGCAGGACGGCATCCACGTGAACGGGGTGGCCTGGCTGCTGGAGAAGCTCGACGACGGCTCCGGCGGGGGGTTCCGGTTCACCACCGGGCTCCGGCTGGCCTACACCGAGGTCCAGGTCGACAAGGAGCATGCCACGGATGCGGGGATGCTGGTCGGCCTGTCCACGGCGATCGCCGCGACCGTGCCCGAGGGCATCTCCTCCTACTGA
- a CDS encoding D-alanine--D-alanine ligase family protein, with product MSSENLPQTPEQQGRKPRVAVVFGGRSSEHAISVVTAGAVLRSIDRSKYEVLPIGITTDGRWALTADEPERMAIADRKLPSVEELADSEDGAVVLSVDPASRQVVYTEPGAVPKALGEVDVVFPVLHGPYGEDGTLQGLLELSGIPYVGSGVLASAVGQDKDYMKRVFTSFGLRVGPYVTIRPREWDTDRDAATGRILDFAAEHGWPLFVKPARAGSSIGITKVDDASGLDAAVKEARRHDPKIIVEALLRGREIECGVLEFEDGPRASVPAEIPPVSSHDFYDFEAKYIDSASGIVPAPLTPEQTAEVQRLAIEAFEAASCEGLVRADFFLTEDGEFVINEINTMPGFTPISMYPLMWQKTGIEYPELVDSLIQAALRRSTGLR from the coding sequence ATGAGCAGCGAGAACCTCCCCCAGACCCCTGAGCAGCAGGGCCGCAAGCCCCGCGTGGCCGTCGTGTTCGGCGGCCGCAGCTCGGAACACGCCATCTCGGTCGTCACGGCGGGCGCCGTGCTGCGCTCCATCGACCGCTCCAAGTACGAGGTGCTGCCCATCGGCATCACCACGGACGGCCGATGGGCGCTGACCGCCGACGAGCCCGAGCGGATGGCCATCGCCGACCGCAAGCTCCCGAGTGTCGAGGAGCTCGCCGACTCCGAGGACGGCGCCGTCGTGCTCTCGGTCGACCCGGCCAGCCGCCAGGTCGTCTACACCGAACCGGGCGCCGTCCCCAAGGCCCTGGGCGAGGTCGACGTCGTCTTCCCCGTGCTGCACGGCCCGTACGGCGAGGACGGCACCCTCCAGGGCCTCCTGGAGCTCTCCGGCATCCCGTACGTCGGCTCCGGCGTCCTCGCCTCGGCCGTCGGCCAGGACAAGGACTACATGAAGCGGGTGTTCACGTCCTTCGGGCTGCGCGTCGGCCCGTACGTGACCATCCGCCCCCGCGAGTGGGACACCGACCGGGACGCCGCCACCGGCAGGATCCTGGACTTCGCCGCCGAACACGGCTGGCCGCTGTTCGTGAAGCCCGCCCGGGCCGGCTCCTCCATCGGCATCACCAAGGTCGACGACGCCTCCGGTCTCGACGCCGCGGTCAAGGAGGCCCGCCGCCACGACCCGAAGATCATCGTGGAGGCGCTGCTGCGCGGCCGCGAGATCGAGTGCGGCGTCCTGGAGTTCGAGGACGGGCCGCGCGCGAGCGTCCCCGCCGAGATCCCGCCGGTGTCCAGCCACGACTTCTACGACTTCGAGGCGAAGTACATCGACTCCGCCTCCGGGATCGTGCCCGCCCCGCTGACCCCGGAGCAGACCGCCGAGGTCCAGCGGCTCGCGATCGAGGCCTTCGAGGCCGCGTCGTGCGAGGGCCTGGTACGCGCCGACTTCTTCCTCACCGAGGACGGCGAATTCGTCATCAACGAGATCAACACGATGCCGGGCTTCACCCCGATCTCGATGTACCCGCTGATGTGGCAGAAGACGGGCATCGAGTACCCGGAGCTGGTGGACAGCCTGATCCAGGCGGCCCTGCGCCGCTCCACCGGCCTGCGCTGA
- a CDS encoding NAD(P)H-dependent glycerol-3-phosphate dehydrogenase translates to MTRPVKATVFGTGSWGTAFAIVLADAGCEVTLWGRRREVVDSINTGRTNPDYFPGVELPGNLRATTDPAEAAAGADFTVLAIPSQTLRDNLAAWAPLLAPDTVLVSLMKGIELGTAKRMSEVIEEVAKVPAERIAVVTGPNLAAEIAARQPAASVVACVDEGVAQRLQAACHTAYFRPYTSTDVTGCELGGAVKNVIGLAVGIADGMGLGDNTKGSLITRGLAEATRLGVAMGADPLTFSGLAGLGDLVATCSSPLSRNHTFGTNLGRGMTLEETIAVTRQTAEGVKSCQSVADLARRHGVDMPITDTVVDIVHHGKPTLVALKDLMGRSAKPERR, encoded by the coding sequence GTGACACGTCCCGTGAAGGCGACCGTCTTCGGAACAGGCTCCTGGGGCACGGCCTTCGCCATCGTGCTCGCCGACGCCGGCTGCGAGGTGACGCTGTGGGGCCGCCGCCGGGAGGTGGTCGACTCCATCAACACCGGGCGGACCAACCCGGACTACTTCCCGGGCGTGGAACTCCCCGGGAACCTCCGGGCCACCACCGACCCGGCCGAGGCCGCGGCCGGCGCCGACTTCACCGTCCTCGCCATCCCCTCCCAGACCCTGCGCGACAACCTGGCCGCCTGGGCGCCGCTGCTGGCCCCCGACACCGTGCTCGTCTCCCTGATGAAGGGCATCGAACTCGGCACCGCCAAGCGGATGAGCGAGGTCATCGAGGAGGTGGCCAAGGTCCCCGCCGAGCGCATCGCCGTGGTCACCGGCCCCAACCTGGCCGCCGAGATCGCCGCCCGCCAGCCCGCCGCCTCCGTCGTCGCCTGCGTGGACGAGGGCGTGGCCCAGCGCCTCCAGGCCGCCTGCCACACCGCGTACTTCCGGCCGTACACGAGCACCGACGTCACCGGGTGCGAGCTCGGCGGCGCCGTCAAGAACGTCATCGGCCTCGCCGTCGGCATCGCGGACGGCATGGGCCTGGGCGACAACACCAAGGGCTCGCTCATCACCCGCGGACTCGCCGAAGCGACCCGCCTCGGCGTGGCGATGGGCGCCGACCCGCTCACCTTCTCCGGCCTCGCCGGCCTCGGTGACCTGGTCGCCACGTGCTCCTCGCCGCTCTCCCGGAACCACACCTTCGGCACCAACCTCGGACGCGGGATGACCCTGGAGGAGACCATCGCGGTCACCAGGCAGACCGCCGAGGGCGTCAAGTCCTGCCAGTCGGTGGCGGATCTGGCGCGCCGCCACGGGGTGGACATGCCCATCACCGACACGGTGGTGGACATCGTCCACCACGGCAAGCCGACCCTGGTCGCCCTCAAGGACCTGATGGGCCGCAGCGCCAAACCGGAACGTCGCTGA
- a CDS encoding lysophospholipid acyltransferase family protein gives MSRRRIGFWYRLAAVIAKPPLVVLFKRDWRGMEHIPAEGGFITAVNHNSYLDPLSYAHFQYNTGRVPRLLAKAALFKVPIVGSILRGSGQIPVYRESTNALDAFRAAVDAIERGECVAFYPEGTLTRDPDMWPMAGKTGAARVALITRAPVIPVAQWGANLAMPPYAKENKVRLFPRKTLQVLAGPPVDLSAFYDREPTPEVLREVTEVIMAAITALLEEVRGETAPEQPYDHRNARAEQRRKAAGEGNK, from the coding sequence GTGTCCCGCCGCAGAATCGGCTTCTGGTACCGCCTGGCGGCGGTCATCGCAAAACCGCCGCTGGTAGTGCTCTTCAAGCGGGACTGGCGGGGAATGGAGCACATTCCGGCCGAGGGCGGATTTATCACCGCCGTCAATCACAACTCGTATCTGGACCCGCTCTCGTACGCGCACTTCCAGTACAACACCGGCCGCGTGCCCCGATTGCTCGCCAAGGCCGCCCTCTTCAAGGTCCCCATTGTCGGGTCGATCCTGCGCGGCAGCGGACAGATCCCCGTCTACCGGGAGTCCACCAACGCCCTGGACGCATTCCGGGCCGCCGTGGACGCCATCGAGCGGGGCGAATGCGTGGCCTTTTACCCGGAGGGCACCCTCACCCGCGACCCCGACATGTGGCCGATGGCCGGCAAGACCGGCGCCGCCCGCGTGGCGCTGATCACCAGGGCGCCCGTCATTCCGGTGGCCCAGTGGGGCGCGAACCTCGCGATGCCGCCCTACGCCAAGGAGAACAAGGTCCGGCTCTTCCCGCGCAAGACCCTCCAGGTGCTCGCCGGCCCGCCGGTGGACCTGTCCGCCTTCTACGACCGCGAACCCACCCCGGAAGTCCTCCGGGAGGTCACCGAGGTCATCATGGCGGCCATCACCGCGCTGCTGGAGGAGGTGCGCGGCGAGACCGCGCCCGAGCAGCCGTACGACCATCGCAACGCCAGGGCGGAACAGCGGCGCAAGGCCGCAGGGGAGGGCAACAAGTGA
- a CDS encoding HU family DNA-binding protein, which yields MNKAQLVEAIADKLGGRQQAADAVDAVLDAIVRATVAGDRVSVTGFGSFEKVDRPARYARNPQTGERVRVKKTSVPRFRAGQGFKDLVSGTKKLPKGGEVSVKKAPKGSLTGGASATVKKAAAKKATTAKKAAAKTTVAKKVVAKKATATAKKAAVKSTATAKKATAAAKKTTAAAKKTTPAAKKTTAAAKKTAPAAKKVTAATKAPAKKTATRKATAKKTTARKK from the coding sequence GTGAACAAGGCGCAGCTCGTAGAAGCGATTGCCGACAAGCTGGGCGGCCGCCAGCAGGCCGCGGATGCTGTCGACGCGGTACTGGACGCGATCGTCCGCGCTACCGTCGCGGGCGACCGGGTCTCGGTCACGGGCTTCGGCTCGTTCGAGAAGGTCGACCGTCCGGCCCGTTACGCCCGCAACCCGCAGACGGGTGAGCGCGTCCGGGTCAAGAAGACCTCTGTGCCCCGCTTCCGTGCCGGCCAGGGCTTCAAAGACCTGGTCAGCGGCACCAAGAAGCTCCCCAAGGGCGGCGAGGTCTCCGTGAAGAAGGCGCCCAAGGGCAGCCTCACGGGTGGTGCCTCCGCCACGGTCAAGAAGGCCGCCGCGAAGAAGGCCACCACCGCCAAGAAGGCCGCGGCAAAGACCACGGTCGCAAAGAAGGTCGTGGCGAAGAAGGCCACGGCGACCGCCAAGAAGGCGGCGGTGAAGAGCACCGCCACGGCCAAGAAGGCCACCGCGGCCGCGAAGAAGACCACCGCCGCGGCGAAGAAGACCACGCCCGCCGCGAAGAAGACCACCGCCGCGGCGAAGAAGACCGCGCCGGCGGCCAAGAAGGTCACCGCAGCGACGAAGGCGCCCGCCAAGAAGACGGCGACGCGCAAGGCCACCGCGAAGAAGACCACCGCCCGCAAGAAGTAG
- the leuD gene encoding 3-isopropylmalate dehydratase small subunit produces MEAFTTHTGRAVPLRRSNVDTDQIIPAHWLKKITRDGFEDGLFEAWRKDPEFVTNRPERAGATVLVAGPDFGTGSSREHAVWALQNFGFKTVISSRFADIFRGNSLKNGLLTVVLPQETVERLWKLTEADPTAEITVDLVDRQVRAEGVVAEFELDDNARWRLLEGLDDISLTLQNEADIATYESARPAHKPRTIQA; encoded by the coding sequence ATGGAAGCCTTCACCACCCACACCGGCCGGGCCGTCCCGCTGCGCCGCAGCAACGTCGACACCGACCAGATCATCCCGGCCCACTGGCTGAAGAAGATCACCCGTGACGGGTTCGAGGACGGGCTCTTCGAGGCCTGGCGCAAGGACCCGGAGTTCGTCACGAACCGCCCAGAGCGCGCCGGCGCGACCGTACTCGTCGCCGGTCCCGACTTCGGTACGGGCTCCTCGCGCGAGCACGCCGTCTGGGCCCTGCAGAACTTCGGCTTCAAGACGGTCATCTCCTCCCGCTTCGCCGACATCTTCCGCGGGAACTCGCTGAAGAACGGTCTGCTGACCGTCGTCCTCCCGCAGGAGACCGTCGAGCGGCTGTGGAAGCTGACCGAGGCCGACCCCACCGCCGAGATCACGGTCGACCTGGTCGACCGCCAGGTGCGAGCGGAAGGCGTCGTCGCGGAGTTCGAACTCGACGACAACGCCCGCTGGCGTCTGCTGGAGGGCCTGGACGACATCTCGCTCACCCTTCAGAACGAAGCGGACATCGCCACATACGAAAGCGCCCGCCCCGCCCACAAGCCGCGCACGATTCAGGCCTGA
- the leuC gene encoding 3-isopropylmalate dehydratase large subunit, translated as MGRTLAEKVWDDHVVRRAEGEPDLLFIDLHLLHEVTSPQAFEGLRQAGRKVRRLDLTIATEDHNTPTLDIDKPIADPVSRAQLETLRANCAEFGVRLHSLGDVEQGVVHVVGPQLGLTQPGTTVVCGDSHTSTHGAFGALAFGIGTSQVEHVLATQTLPLARPRTMAITVTGALAEGVTAKDLILAIIARIGTGGGQGYILEYRGEAIEKLSMEARMTICNMSIEAGARAGMIAPDQTTFDYLQGRDHAPAGDDWDAAVAYWKTLRTDDDAVFDAEVVIDGTTLSPFVTWGTNPGQGAPLSAEVPDPASYEDASERLAAEKALEYMGLTAGQPLRDIKVDTVFVGSCTNGRIEDLRAVAGIIEGRKVADGVRMLVVPGSVRVALQAVEEGLDKVFKEAGAEWRHAGCSMCLGMNPDQLAPGERSASTSNRNFEGRQGKGGRTHLVSPQVAAATAVLGHLASPADLSAADATAGV; from the coding sequence ATGGGTAGGACACTCGCGGAGAAGGTCTGGGACGACCATGTCGTCCGGCGCGCCGAAGGCGAGCCCGACCTCCTCTTCATCGATCTGCACCTGCTGCACGAGGTGACCAGCCCGCAGGCCTTCGAAGGACTGCGTCAGGCCGGCCGCAAGGTCCGACGCCTCGACCTCACCATCGCGACCGAGGACCACAACACCCCCACCCTCGACATCGACAAGCCGATCGCCGACCCGGTCTCCCGCGCCCAGCTGGAGACGCTGCGGGCGAACTGCGCCGAGTTCGGCGTACGCCTGCACTCGCTGGGCGATGTCGAGCAGGGCGTCGTCCACGTCGTGGGACCGCAGCTGGGCCTGACCCAGCCGGGCACCACCGTGGTCTGCGGCGACTCGCACACCTCCACGCACGGTGCCTTCGGCGCGCTGGCCTTCGGTATCGGCACGAGCCAGGTCGAGCACGTGCTGGCCACCCAGACGCTGCCGCTGGCCCGCCCGAGGACGATGGCGATCACCGTCACCGGCGCGCTCGCCGAGGGTGTCACCGCCAAGGACCTCATCCTCGCGATCATCGCCAGGATCGGCACGGGCGGCGGCCAGGGCTACATCCTGGAGTACCGCGGCGAGGCCATCGAGAAGCTGTCGATGGAAGCCCGCATGACCATCTGCAACATGTCGATCGAGGCCGGCGCCCGTGCGGGCATGATCGCGCCCGACCAGACCACCTTCGACTACCTGCAGGGCCGCGACCACGCCCCTGCGGGCGACGACTGGGACGCGGCGGTCGCGTACTGGAAGACCCTGCGCACCGACGACGACGCGGTCTTCGACGCCGAGGTCGTCATCGACGGCACGACGCTGTCCCCCTTCGTCACCTGGGGCACCAACCCGGGCCAGGGCGCGCCCCTGTCGGCCGAGGTCCCCGACCCGGCTTCGTACGAGGACGCTTCGGAGCGTCTGGCCGCCGAAAAGGCCCTGGAGTACATGGGGTTGACCGCCGGACAGCCGCTGCGCGACATCAAGGTCGACACCGTCTTCGTAGGTTCCTGCACCAACGGCCGCATCGAGGACCTGCGCGCCGTCGCCGGGATCATCGAGGGCCGCAAAGTCGCCGACGGCGTACGGATGCTGGTCGTCCCCGGCTCGGTCCGGGTCGCCCTGCAGGCCGTGGAAGAGGGCCTGGACAAGGTCTTCAAGGAGGCCGGCGCCGAGTGGCGGCACGCGGGCTGTTCGATGTGTCTGGGCATGAACCCCGACCAACTGGCGCCCGGTGAACGCTCCGCGTCCACCTCCAACCGCAATTTCGAGGGCCGGCAGGGCAAGGGCGGGCGCACCCACCTGGTCTCCCCGCAGGTGGCCGCCGCCACCGCGGTGCTGGGCCATCTGGCCTCGCCCGCCGACCTGTCCGCCGCCGACGCGACCGCCGGAGTCTGA